From a region of the Triticum aestivum cultivar Chinese Spring chromosome 7D, IWGSC CS RefSeq v2.1, whole genome shotgun sequence genome:
- the LOC123170292 gene encoding sucrose:sucrose 1-fructosyltransferase-like isoform X2, whose translation MKSRAGTPPVLYSYASMQQRSGGGMRWRECVAVLGAAAMVVFVVTHSLLPGARVGDLGDVVSPVLRLRRARREEAAVPSSEKTVGEIGDEADGFPWSNAMLQWQRTGYHFQPDKNYMNDPNAPMYYRGWYHFFYQYNPEGVTWGNISWGHAVSRDMVHWHHLPLAMVPDRWYDINGVLTGSATILPDGKVVLLYTGNTDTLAQVQCVAEPADPHDPLLRTWIKHPANPVLFPPPGTYKKDFRDPMTAWFDKSDNTWRTMIGSKDNNGHAGIALMYKTKDFVKFELIPRPVHRVEGTGMWECVDFYPVRGNSNSSQEELYVLKASMDDERHDYYALGKYDAVTNTWTPLDPEADVGIGLRYNWGKLFASTTFYDPAKRRRVMWAYVGETDSNRTDLAKGWANLQAIPRTVALDEKTRTNLLQWPVEEIETLRHNATDLSGITISTGSVFPLHLRQAAQLDIEASFRLNTSDIAAHNEADIGYNCSTSGGATNRGALGPFGLLLTNGHSEQMAMYFYMSRSLDGDLRTHFCHDESQSSLARNVVKRVVGSTVPVLNGEALSARILVDHSIVESFVMGGRLTATSRVYPTEAIYEAAGLYVFNNATGSTLIVDKLVVHEMHSTPMQLDLFARD comes from the exons ATGAAGTCACGCGCCGGCACGCCGCCCGTcctgtactcgtacgcgtcgatgCAGCAGCGGAGCGGCGGCGGCATGAGGTGGCGCGAGTGCGTTGCCGTGCTGGGCGCCGCGGCCATGGTGGTGTTCGTCGTCACCCACTCGCTCCTCCCAGGGGCCAGGGTGGGGGATCTGGGCGACGTGGTTAGCCCAGTGCTCCGTCTCCGGAGagccaggcgggaggaggcggccgtgcCGTCGTCGGAGAAGACGGTGGGGGAAATCGGCGATGAGGCCGATGGCTTCCCGTGGAGCAACGCCATGCTGCAGTGGCAGCGCACCGGTTACCATTTCCAGCCGGACAAGAACTACATGAACG ATCCAAACG CTCCAATGTACTACCGTGGATGGTACCACTTCTTTTACCAGTACAACCCGGAGGGTGTCACGTGGGGAAACATCTCGTGGGGCCACGCCGTGTCGCGAGACATGGTCCACTGGCACCACCTACCCCTCGCCATGGTGCCTGACCGATGGTACGACATTAACGGCGTTTTGACGGGCTCCGCCACCATACTTCCTGATGGCAAGGTCGTCCTGCTCTACACAGGGAACACCGACACGCTCGCCCAGGTACAGTGTGTTGCCGAACCTGCAGACCCTCATGACCCTCTCCTCCGCACCTGGATCAAGCACCCCGCCAACCCGGTCCTCTTCCCGCCCCCCGGGACATACAAAAAGGACTTCCGTGACCCCATGACCGCATGGTTTGACAAGTCCGACAACACATGGCGCACCATGATCGGGTCCAAGGACAACAACGGGCATGCTGGCATCGCCCTCAtgtacaagacaaaagacttcgtCAAGTTCGAGCTCATCCCGCGTCCGGTCCACCGCGTCGAGGGCACCGGCATGTGGGAGTGCGTCGACTTCTACCCTGTTAGGGGCAATAGCAACTCATCACAGGAAGAGTTGTACGTCCTGAAGGCGAGCATGGACGATGAACGACATGACTACTACGCATTGGGAAAGTATGACGCAGTGACCAACACATGGACACCGCTGGACCCAGAAGCAGATGTGGGAATCGGACTGAGGTACAATTGGGGAAAGTTATTTGCGTCCACGACATTCTATGATCCGGCAAAGCGGCGACGTGTGATGTGGGCGTATGTTGGTGAGACAGATTCCAACCGGACCGACCTCGCCAAGGGATGGGCAAACCTCCAG GCGATTCCGAGGACGGTGGCGCTGGACGAGAAGACCCGGACGAACCTCCTCCAATGGCCGGTGGAGGAGATTGAGACCCTCCGTCATAATGCAACTGACCTCAGTGGCATCACCATCAGCACTGGCTCCGTCTTCCCCCTGCATCTCCGGCAAGCCGCTCAGCTCGACATAGAGGCCTCCTTCCGCCTCAACACTTCTGACATCGCAGCCCACAACGAGGCCGACATCGGCTACAACTGCAGCACTAGcggtggtgccaccaaccggggtgCGCTCGGCCCCTtcggcctcctcctcaccaacGGTCACAGTGAACAAATGGCAATGTACTTCTACATGTCTAGGAGCCTTGACGGGGACCTCCGGACCCACTTCTGCCATGACGAGTCGCAGTCATCGCTGGCCAGGAATGTTGTGAAGCGTGTGGTGGGCAGCACTGTTCCGGTGCTCAACGGAGAGGCCTTATCCGCTAGGATTCTTGTGGATCATTCCATTGTGGAGAGCTTCGTTATGGGCGGGAGATTGACGGCGACGTCCCGAGTGTACCCGACTGAGGCCATCTATGAGGCGGCTGGGCTGTACGTTTTCAACAATGCTACCGGCTCCACTCTCATCGTCGATAAGCTCGTGGTGCATGAGATGCATTCAACACCGATGCAACTAGATCTTTTTGCACGAGATTAA
- the LOC123170292 gene encoding sucrose:sucrose 1-fructosyltransferase-like isoform X1: MKSRAGTPPVLYSYASMQQRSGGGMRWRECVAVLGAAAMVVFVVTHSLLPGARVGDLGDVVSPVLRLRRARREEAAVPSSEKTVGEIGDEADGFPWSNAMLQWQRTGYHFQPDKNYMNGMESITSDDGIFRCKSSCVLSPRLALCLEEETDWQWLAAFFAVFLFVCLAEKETDHRLLTCSGDMHAYMHADPNAPMYYRGWYHFFYQYNPEGVTWGNISWGHAVSRDMVHWHHLPLAMVPDRWYDINGVLTGSATILPDGKVVLLYTGNTDTLAQVQCVAEPADPHDPLLRTWIKHPANPVLFPPPGTYKKDFRDPMTAWFDKSDNTWRTMIGSKDNNGHAGIALMYKTKDFVKFELIPRPVHRVEGTGMWECVDFYPVRGNSNSSQEELYVLKASMDDERHDYYALGKYDAVTNTWTPLDPEADVGIGLRYNWGKLFASTTFYDPAKRRRVMWAYVGETDSNRTDLAKGWANLQAIPRTVALDEKTRTNLLQWPVEEIETLRHNATDLSGITISTGSVFPLHLRQAAQLDIEASFRLNTSDIAAHNEADIGYNCSTSGGATNRGALGPFGLLLTNGHSEQMAMYFYMSRSLDGDLRTHFCHDESQSSLARNVVKRVVGSTVPVLNGEALSARILVDHSIVESFVMGGRLTATSRVYPTEAIYEAAGLYVFNNATGSTLIVDKLVVHEMHSTPMQLDLFARD; encoded by the exons ATGAAGTCACGCGCCGGCACGCCGCCCGTcctgtactcgtacgcgtcgatgCAGCAGCGGAGCGGCGGCGGCATGAGGTGGCGCGAGTGCGTTGCCGTGCTGGGCGCCGCGGCCATGGTGGTGTTCGTCGTCACCCACTCGCTCCTCCCAGGGGCCAGGGTGGGGGATCTGGGCGACGTGGTTAGCCCAGTGCTCCGTCTCCGGAGagccaggcgggaggaggcggccgtgcCGTCGTCGGAGAAGACGGTGGGGGAAATCGGCGATGAGGCCGATGGCTTCCCGTGGAGCAACGCCATGCTGCAGTGGCAGCGCACCGGTTACCATTTCCAGCCGGACAAGAACTACATGAACGGTATGGAATCCATTACTTCCGATGATGGAATTTTTAGATGCAAATCCTCCTGTGTTCTTTCTCCTCGCCTTGCTCTATGTTTGGAGGAAGAAACTGACTGGCAATGGCTAGCTGCCTTTTTTGCTGTCTTTTTGTTTGTTTGCTTGGCGGAGAAAGAAACTGACCACCGTTTGCTTACGTGCTCCGGCgacatgcatgcatatatgcatGCAGATCCAAACG CTCCAATGTACTACCGTGGATGGTACCACTTCTTTTACCAGTACAACCCGGAGGGTGTCACGTGGGGAAACATCTCGTGGGGCCACGCCGTGTCGCGAGACATGGTCCACTGGCACCACCTACCCCTCGCCATGGTGCCTGACCGATGGTACGACATTAACGGCGTTTTGACGGGCTCCGCCACCATACTTCCTGATGGCAAGGTCGTCCTGCTCTACACAGGGAACACCGACACGCTCGCCCAGGTACAGTGTGTTGCCGAACCTGCAGACCCTCATGACCCTCTCCTCCGCACCTGGATCAAGCACCCCGCCAACCCGGTCCTCTTCCCGCCCCCCGGGACATACAAAAAGGACTTCCGTGACCCCATGACCGCATGGTTTGACAAGTCCGACAACACATGGCGCACCATGATCGGGTCCAAGGACAACAACGGGCATGCTGGCATCGCCCTCAtgtacaagacaaaagacttcgtCAAGTTCGAGCTCATCCCGCGTCCGGTCCACCGCGTCGAGGGCACCGGCATGTGGGAGTGCGTCGACTTCTACCCTGTTAGGGGCAATAGCAACTCATCACAGGAAGAGTTGTACGTCCTGAAGGCGAGCATGGACGATGAACGACATGACTACTACGCATTGGGAAAGTATGACGCAGTGACCAACACATGGACACCGCTGGACCCAGAAGCAGATGTGGGAATCGGACTGAGGTACAATTGGGGAAAGTTATTTGCGTCCACGACATTCTATGATCCGGCAAAGCGGCGACGTGTGATGTGGGCGTATGTTGGTGAGACAGATTCCAACCGGACCGACCTCGCCAAGGGATGGGCAAACCTCCAG GCGATTCCGAGGACGGTGGCGCTGGACGAGAAGACCCGGACGAACCTCCTCCAATGGCCGGTGGAGGAGATTGAGACCCTCCGTCATAATGCAACTGACCTCAGTGGCATCACCATCAGCACTGGCTCCGTCTTCCCCCTGCATCTCCGGCAAGCCGCTCAGCTCGACATAGAGGCCTCCTTCCGCCTCAACACTTCTGACATCGCAGCCCACAACGAGGCCGACATCGGCTACAACTGCAGCACTAGcggtggtgccaccaaccggggtgCGCTCGGCCCCTtcggcctcctcctcaccaacGGTCACAGTGAACAAATGGCAATGTACTTCTACATGTCTAGGAGCCTTGACGGGGACCTCCGGACCCACTTCTGCCATGACGAGTCGCAGTCATCGCTGGCCAGGAATGTTGTGAAGCGTGTGGTGGGCAGCACTGTTCCGGTGCTCAACGGAGAGGCCTTATCCGCTAGGATTCTTGTGGATCATTCCATTGTGGAGAGCTTCGTTATGGGCGGGAGATTGACGGCGACGTCCCGAGTGTACCCGACTGAGGCCATCTATGAGGCGGCTGGGCTGTACGTTTTCAACAATGCTACCGGCTCCACTCTCATCGTCGATAAGCTCGTGGTGCATGAGATGCATTCAACACCGATGCAACTAGATCTTTTTGCACGAGATTAA